TTGGAAGCCCTAACCGTTATTGAGCAACATCCCGATATCGATGTGGTCCTGAGTGATATTCATATGCCAGGTATGGATGGGCTGACGCTACTGGCTAAACTAGCCGAAAGTCATCCTATTATTCGAACCGTAATGGTCACAGCGTTTGGGGATATGGATAATATTCGCACGGCAATGAACCGGGGTGCTTTTGACTTTATTACCAAACCTGTCAATTTTAAAGACCTGGAGGCTACGCTGGAAAAAACGATCCGCTACGTTAATCAACTGCGGGAAACTGCCGAATTGAAGGCTCTGGACGAAATGAAGTCCCGTTTTTTTGCCAACATCACCCATGAACTTCGCGCTCCCCTCACACTCATTGTGTCGCCGGTTGATAAGCTGCTGGAATCCTCCGACCTGCCTGCTTCTTATCAAAAACAGTTGTCGACCGTTCGGCGAAATGCCCTACAATTGCTGAGACTCATTAACCAGTTGCTGGATATCAATAAGCTGGAAGCCCACCAAATGGACCTTGTCAATGAGGTAGGCGACTTGCCCGGTTTTGTCGGTCAACTTGTGGAGTTGTTTCGGCCATCGGCCGAGTTGAAACAATTGGCGCTGATCTATCAGACCGATGTGCCGCCCGGCAATTACCTGTTCGATACGGGTAAATGGGAAAAAATCATCTTCAATTTGTTGTCGAATGCCATTAAGTTTACCGAAACGGGTGGAATCACTATTAGCCTCAATCAGACACCCAAAGGTGCCCAGCTAGCCATCCGTGATACCGGTGTAGGGATTCCGGGCGATAAACTGCCTCATATTTTTAATCGATTCTACCAGGCCGACAGCTCCAGAATCCGACCCTATGAGGGAACTGGTATCGGGTTGGCTCTGGTCTATGAACTGATCCTGCGCTTAGGTGGTACAATCAGCGTTCGAAGCCATGTTGAGGGAACTGACCAGCCATCGGGTACCCATTTTCTGGTAGAAATACCTGTTCAACGAATCAGTGATTATCAGGAGGCTCATCAACTTCAGATACCCCTACCAACCCTTGATCTGCTCCCAGCCGTAGCCCCCGATTTGAATAGCGACCGTCGAGAGAATTTGCCCCTTATTCTAGTCGTTGAGGATAATACTGAACTGCGCGAGTTTATCGTGGCCGAACTAGCGACTACGTATCGGGTTCGCTCCGCAGCCAATGGCTATGAGGGTTGGCTGCTGGCAAAGGAAGAATTACCCGATGTAATTATTGCTGATCTGATGATGCCTCGAATGGATGGTTACGCGCTTCTTGAACAGGTACGAAATGATTCGGCAACCAATCATATTGCTGTCATCCTCTTAACGGCCAGTGTCGCCCCCGATAGTCGGCGGAAAGGTTTTGAATATGGCGCTGATGAGTACATAACTAAGCCATTTAACGTGGGCGAACTGCGCTTACGGCTGCGCAATTTTCTGAGCCGACAACAGAAGTTGCGCGACCAATATCGTCAGCAGTTTGCTCAAACCAGTACATCAGCTCCCTTGGCAACCGTGCAGGATCATTTTCTTCGTCGGTTATATCAATTGATTGAGG
This window of the Spirosoma aerolatum genome carries:
- a CDS encoding response regulator; its protein translation is MKTKILLVDDEDDLEDLFKQLFRRQIQTRQYEFLYVRDGLEALTVIEQHPDIDVVLSDIHMPGMDGLTLLAKLAESHPIIRTVMVTAFGDMDNIRTAMNRGAFDFITKPVNFKDLEATLEKTIRYVNQLRETAELKALDEMKSRFFANITHELRAPLTLIVSPVDKLLESSDLPASYQKQLSTVRRNALQLLRLINQLLDINKLEAHQMDLVNEVGDLPGFVGQLVELFRPSAELKQLALIYQTDVPPGNYLFDTGKWEKIIFNLLSNAIKFTETGGITISLNQTPKGAQLAIRDTGVGIPGDKLPHIFNRFYQADSSRIRPYEGTGIGLALVYELILRLGGTISVRSHVEGTDQPSGTHFLVEIPVQRISDYQEAHQLQIPLPTLDLLPAVAPDLNSDRRENLPLILVVEDNTELREFIVAELATTYRVRSAANGYEGWLLAKEELPDVIIADLMMPRMDGYALLEQVRNDSATNHIAVILLTASVAPDSRRKGFEYGADEYITKPFNVGELRLRLRNFLSRQQKLRDQYRQQFAQTSTSAPLATVQDHFLRRLYQLIEERLDDSSLNVEWLAEQLAVSRKTLYLKVQNLLQLSPNELIRQYRLRKSIDLLKAGHNASETAYLVGFESPSYFTKVFKEFYQQTPTDYMRN